The stretch of DNA TTTGAGCCTTAAAAGGAATATGTCGTCATTGTGGACATACTATGATTACCCTGAATTGAAGATGCCAAATACAAACAATGCCATTGAATCACTCAATGCAGATTTAAAGACAAAATTGAACCTACACAAGGGGATCAGTATGGAAAGAAGAAAGATCTTCATCCAAGACTTTATAAAGTCCCATTCTCCTAAGAAATAAAAGGGGAATGGGAGATTTTAAGCACATTTTTGTCACATAAGAGAAAACGACGCTAAAATAAGCACACTTTTGTCACATAAGCCGAAATAATATATAAAAGAGTCGGACAGCGATGTCCGACTCTTTTTTTACTTTGAACTCTTTTATCCTTTGAACTTTGATGTTTGAACTTTGAGCTTTATGATATGAGTTTTTTATCCTTTGAACTCTTTTATCTTTTGAACTTTGAGGTTTGAACTTTGAACTTTATGATATGAGTTTTTATCTTTTGAAGTTTGAGCATTGAGGTTTGAACTTTACCGTTGCAAAGGTAATTAATTCATGATAGGAATGCAAGGCACATCTATGTACAGATATATGTAGGCTGTTCGTTTATCTTAATGAGAAGGCATAGCTCCAACCATTATGGCATGGCATAGACCTAACCATTATGATATCCAACCATACCCCTGTACAGCCATATCTACAAAGTGATCCAGCAGCAGGTTTGTCTTGTTCGAAAACACCTCCCTATCATAGGTCTTTGGCAAATCCTTATCCAGCGACCGTTGTATCAGTCCCAACACCTTTGTCTTTGGTTGTGGGTCTTTATACCAGTCAACCACCAACAATCTTTCTTTTTCCTCCACCAACTTGTTATAGAGGTTTTTAGAAGCAAGGATAACTTCCTTCTCTTCATCCTTTGTTAGCTTTCTACCTTGGATAAGAAGGTCGTAGATTTCAAGTTCTTCCTCCTTTAATCCCATATCTGCCGACCGTCCCTGCTCTTTCTTGAGTTCATCAATCAGCTGTAACAACTTCTCATAGTAATCCTCATTCTCCGTACCACCTGCATTATAGGTGTCAATGATATTCTTGTATCTTTGGGAGAATGGCACTCTGGTACAGTTCTTATTAATCAACTGTTCCAAAGCTGTTTCTATAAAGGTGCGGAGGTTATCAATCTCCATTGACTTATAAGGTGTTGCATTGATAGACTTACGAATACTTTCTATATCTAATTTACTTAAGTCGATCACCTTACTCTGATGAATACTATATTGTGGCTTGTCTTCTGCAACCATCACCGTAACGCTATCGTCCAGTGTGTAGCTCATCTTCTCTTTTGCCCTTCTTAGTTTCTCATCATCTATTCTGTTACAGAACAGCCCATTGAGATAACTCAGTGGAGAGAACTTCTCATTCTGCCATCCAAGTTCAAATATCTCTGGCTTTGCAGCATCATGCAGGTTCATCATAAGGTTACTCATCACCTTAAACCTGTTTTTACTCTCGTCTTTCTCAAGGATTTTGTCGTATGCCAATCGCAAGGACTCCAGTTTGTCAAGTGTGTCACCATCGGTGATAATCTTATCTAATCTTATCCCTAAACCTTGTAAGAAGGAGTCGCACTCCTCAATACAACCGTCAATGGTTGTGATTAACCGCGTAATATCCTTTGCTGGGAACTCTGCACCTTCCTCACCATTTGAGGCATAGTCAGACAGTGCTTGCTGCATATACTTAAACACATTGACATAGTCAACCACGATACCGCAGTTCTTACCGGGGAATACACGGTTGGCACGAGCAATCGCTTGCATCAGTGTATGTCCCTTCATCGGCTTGTCTAAATAAAGGGTTGAGAGGGAAGGGACGTCAAAGCCTGTGAGCCACATCGCACATACAAAGACCAAACTTAGCGGATCGTCCTTATCTTTAAATCTGTCTTCAATGTCTTTTCCCTCAGGTGTTATCTCGTTCATCTTGTTGCGATGAACAGTGATGTCTAATCCTTGCGCTTTGAATTTCTCTACTTCGTCAGCCTCTTCACTGATGATGACAGCCATCTCAACCTTATTCATATAGTCTAATCGTGCTGTCAGCTCGTCACGTTCTTCCTTCGTCTTGGCTGCATTGCGCTCCTTGATGAGGGCTTTCTTCTCTTCTCCCCAGTAGTGTTGCACCTTCTCATACATCTTCACAGCCGTGTACTTATCAACACTGACCACCATTCCTTTTCCTAAGAAACCTCGTCTTGGGAAGTGGTGGGCAATGTCTTGTGCAATACGGTCAAGACGTCCGTCGCGCTTGATTACCTCTAAGATACGTGAGGAGGAGTTCTCTAAGAGTTCTCTTTCTCTATCGTTGAGTTCTTCTTCTTCGACTATCTTGTCAATGTCTGAGTCAAGCCAGTTATTCTCTAATCCCACCTCTGGCACTCGACGACTATAGTACAGGCGCACCGTACTACCATCTTCAATTGCTTGTGCAAAGTTATATTCTGATACATAGTCACCAAACCATTGGTTGGTCAATCGCTTTGAACCTAACAAAGGGGTTCCTGTAAAGGCGATGTAGTTAGCATTAGGCAGACCTGTATGCATATTCTCTGCCAACTGCTTATACTGTGTTCTATGTGCTTCGTCTACTAAGACAAAGATGTCATTGCGCTCAGAGAGGATGGGATATTTCTTTGTCTTATCATACTGAAACTTATGTATCAGCGTGAAGACCATCGGTTTATTACCACTAAGGAACTCACGCAGTTGAGCTGCATTCTTTGGCTGGCACTCTTCTTTCTCGCCAATAACCTCACTGCGCACGAAGGTCTTGTGTATCTGTGTGTCGAGGTCGTCTCTGTCGGTAATGACGAGGAAGGTGAAGTTGCCTTTTAGCTTACGCCTTACTTTTCTTACAAACATCACCATCGAATAACTCTTGCCCGAGCCCTGCGTATGCCAGAACACACCTAACTTTCCTTTTAGTTCTTCTCTGCGTTCCACGCTCTTCATGAGGTTGTTTACGCCTAAGTATTGGTGGTTCTTAGCGATAATCTTCACGCGCTTATTGTCAAAGAAGATAAAGTTCTCTATATAGTCTAACAGGCGTTCCTTGCGGAAAAGACCGTCAATGAGGTTGATGATTGAAAGACCATACTCGGCTATATGCTCACGGTCGAGTTTCTCATGTTCATCGTTGACCTTTAGCCAGTCGAAGAAGAATTCATACTTAGAGTTCCAAGCACCCAACTTCGTCTGCATACCATTTGAGAGTACGCATATCTGGTTTAGTGCAAAGATATTGGGTATATCTTCTCGGTAGCTAACGAGATTCTTCTCATAGGCTTCCTTTATCTTTACGGTTGAGTTCTTCAACTCGATGAAGACCATTGGAAGTCCATTGACAAACAAGAGGACATCAGGGCGACGATAACGAATCCTACCCTTTATCCACATCTGGTTGACACAGTGGAAGTCGTTGTTCTCTACATTATCAAAGTCTATCAGCCGAACGATGTCAAAGTCGTCTTTGCCATTCTTCTTTACCTTTACATTGATGCCATTGCGCAGATAGTTATAGAACTTATAGTTTGTGTCCATCATGTCCTTACCCGTATAGTCCTTACGGAAGTCGGCTACAACCTGCGCTAAGATGCTCTTGTCAATCTGTGGGTTAAGTCGTTCTAAGGCAGTAAGGAACACCGCAGGTAAGATGCACTCTGACGAGTTGCGTCGCCCCGTCTTGCTAACGTCGTCTTGTGCCTCCACACTCGGGTCACACTCAATACGCTTCCATCCGAACTCTGGTTGCGATAGTCGGGTACAAAGGGTCTGCTCTATGTCGTCTTCACTGATAAACGATTTCATAATAGACTATTTTGTTAAGATTTTACTTCAAGTTTGCCACTTATCAAACGGGGAAGGAGAAGGTCACGCTGGCGAGTGAGGAGTTGGATTTGTGATTGGAGGTTATAAATCTCCATGTCTATTACTCTAATCTTTTCTGAAAAACTTCTCTGTACTTTTAGTTCTGGTACTAACAGCTTCAGTTTCACAATGTTGTTAATTGTTATTTGTGGTTGTGCTGATCCTGTTTGATATTGTACAAGATTATTATTTAAGAAATAATACTTTAAATACTCATATAGAGATTCCGTTTTTTCTGTTCGTTCACATATAAGAGAATTACTCGTAATAAATGATTTCGGCAATGAGATATTCACAATACCAGAAGATGCACCACGGCAAGATATAAGAATTTGTGGATCTTCATACATATATGAATCATAAAAGCCTATCTGTCCATTGCTACCAAATACAGGGTATCCTTCTTCCTTTAATTGTTCGGTAGATAACCCTTTCCCATATCGAATATTTAATTCTTCTTCATAACGCTTTACCTTCCACCCTTTAGGTAGTCCATTAACCATTTCTACATTCTCGTGTTCAGGGAATCGGAAACGGACGAACCACTCTTTATAAAGGTTCTCTGCCATCTGTTCTAACAGACGGATACGACGAGTGTTGTTCTCGATAAGGCGGTCATAGGCGGAAAGGATAGAGGCTATCTTCTGTTGAAGCTTTTTTTCATGTATTTTAATTTTAAGAGAATGTAAGTGATTTTGATTCAGTGTAGGTACACCTACTCCAGCATTATATTGTTCTAAATGCATCATTTGTAAGAAGTAATACACATATCTTGGAAAATTCCCCTTATAGTCTTTAACATATAAGGACGTATTTAGAGGCCAGCATCTTCCCTCTATATATTGAACTTTACCTAAACTTCCTGAACGTCCAGTAACAACCATAGGACCTTCCACTTTATATTCTTTATGAAAGGCTTTTATATTGGTAGATGTTATTACAGGATATTCTCCCTTTTCTATCTTATAATCTGGTAAATCAAATCCACGGTTAAGTCTGATAAAATCATCGAATCGAATCGTTTCCATACTCTCCTTAGCCCAACAACTCCTTTAAGTTCTTATCAATCTCACTCTCCAAGTCCTTCGCTTCAGCGGATAGCTTTGCAAACTCCGAGTTTAGCGATAGCATTTCGGTGCGGAATTCTTCTTCGGTCATTCCATCGTCTTCAATCACCACGCCCACATATCGTCCTGCGTTGAGGCTATAATCGTTGTCGATAATGCCGTCTTCGCCTTCAAGTTTCGCTACCTTGCACAGACCGACAATGTCTTGATATTTGCCGTCTGGCCAGCGTTCTAAAAGCCAGTCTGCCTCGCTCTGCTTGCCCTCTGCCTTATACTCATCGACCAATGCCCAGAAAGCATCGCTGTCGCCCTCGTAAAGGCGAGAGATGATTCCAAGGCTTTTCACCTGCTCTTCAGAGAACTTACGGTGTGCACGGTCTACCTGTGTGAAGATGTTACGAGCATCAATAAAGAGAATCTCGTCTTTCTTTGGTCGTTTCTTATTGAAGAACCAGAGTGTGGCAGGGAGGGTTACGGTAGAGAACATATTGCTGGGGAGAGTCACCATCTGACTGATGATGCCGTCCTCAATCATCTTCTTACGTATCTCCAGTTCGCTACCTCCTGCATCACTGGCAGAGTTTGCCATGACAAGTGCTGCCTTACCTTGCTCGTTGAGGGCTGTAGCAAAATAGCCAATCCATAAGTAGTTGGCATTAGGTACGGTCTCCTTCTTGTCAGAAGCCTTCTTTGCAGACTTTGTTTTGTTACGAGGTACACCGTAGGTGTTAAAGCGTGCATCGTCTGTCACCTTCTCAACGACTACCTCATCGACATTAAATGGAGGGTTAGCCATGACATAATCAAACTGACCGACAGCATTGTAAGGGTCGCTATAGAAGGAGTTAGCCTCCGTAATCTCGCCACGCACATTGTTGAGTAGCAGGTTCATCTTTGCTAACTTCACCGTGTCTGGCTCTTTCTCCACGCCATAGCAACGGAAGTTCATCATCTGCTCGTTAGTGGCATTGTGGCGGTGCATATAGCGTGCCGCCTGAACGAACATACCGCCCGAACCGCAGGCAGGATCAAGAAACTTCTTATCGCCAGTGGCAGGTTGTAAGACCTCAACCATATACTGTACGACACTGGCTGGGGTATAGAAGGCTCCTCCTCCCTGACCTTCAGCAAGGGCGAAGTTGCCAAGGAAGTATTCGTAAATCTGTCCGAAGATGTCAATACTGATATTCTCAGGGATGTCTTTGAATACACGTACGATGCGGCTCAGTAGCTCTGGTTCTTCCTCTGGTACCAACTGTCCGTAGACCTCCTTTGGCAGAACGCCGTCCATGCGTGGGTTCTCCTGCTCAATCGCCTCCATAGCAGCCTTTACTAACAACGCCTTTTGGGCATCGTCGGGAGCATCATTGAGATAGTCAAAATAAGCACATTCAGGCAGGAAGAAGCCACACTTCTCAATGGCTATGTCCTTATAGCTACGCTCCATGCGTGTGCCCTTATACTCGTTATAGGCTGCGTCAATCTCCTCCTTATGCTGCTTAAATAGCACATCAGCATAGCGGAGGAAGATAAGTCCAAGGATAGGCTGACTATACTTATTGGCTGCAAGGTGTGCGCCAGCACGCAGCATGTCGGCAGATTGCCACAGACGGCCTTCGAGGTCTTTAAGTTCGGTACTTGTCATTGTCTTATTTTTCTTTTTGCGTATTGACTCTTTAATGATTATGCAAAGATATTAAAATAACACAAAAATACCTTAGGTTTTGTGGATAAGTTGAGGAGTTGACAAGTTGACTGGTTGACGAGTTGACAAGTAAACAAGTTGTTTGCGGATAGGGTAAGGGGAGACAGAGTAACAGGGGGACAAGGAGACAGGGTAACATGTTTAACAGGTTTTTTGGGGGATGAGGTAATTAGTTGATAATGTAGGGTGAGGGTGAAATATGTTTACAAAAATCGGTGTGTTTTGGGTCGAAAAATGGTCTTAAAAGGGCTAATCTTGGTGGTTTTGTAACTTGCAGAGAATCAAATACTTGTAAGATTGTGTTCTAAAAGGGCGTTAGTAAGGGTCCAAAAGGGCGTTAGTTGGACTTC from Prevotella scopos JCM 17725 encodes:
- a CDS encoding type I restriction endonuclease subunit R — translated: MKSFISEDDIEQTLCTRLSQPEFGWKRIECDPSVEAQDDVSKTGRRNSSECILPAVFLTALERLNPQIDKSILAQVVADFRKDYTGKDMMDTNYKFYNYLRNGINVKVKKNGKDDFDIVRLIDFDNVENNDFHCVNQMWIKGRIRYRRPDVLLFVNGLPMVFIELKNSTVKIKEAYEKNLVSYREDIPNIFALNQICVLSNGMQTKLGAWNSKYEFFFDWLKVNDEHEKLDREHIAEYGLSIINLIDGLFRKERLLDYIENFIFFDNKRVKIIAKNHQYLGVNNLMKSVERREELKGKLGVFWHTQGSGKSYSMVMFVRKVRRKLKGNFTFLVITDRDDLDTQIHKTFVRSEVIGEKEECQPKNAAQLREFLSGNKPMVFTLIHKFQYDKTKKYPILSERNDIFVLVDEAHRTQYKQLAENMHTGLPNANYIAFTGTPLLGSKRLTNQWFGDYVSEYNFAQAIEDGSTVRLYYSRRVPEVGLENNWLDSDIDKIVEEEELNDRERELLENSSSRILEVIKRDGRLDRIAQDIAHHFPRRGFLGKGMVVSVDKYTAVKMYEKVQHYWGEEKKALIKERNAAKTKEERDELTARLDYMNKVEMAVIISEEADEVEKFKAQGLDITVHRNKMNEITPEGKDIEDRFKDKDDPLSLVFVCAMWLTGFDVPSLSTLYLDKPMKGHTLMQAIARANRVFPGKNCGIVVDYVNVFKYMQQALSDYASNGEEGAEFPAKDITRLITTIDGCIEECDSFLQGLGIRLDKIITDGDTLDKLESLRLAYDKILEKDESKNRFKVMSNLMMNLHDAAKPEIFELGWQNEKFSPLSYLNGLFCNRIDDEKLRRAKEKMSYTLDDSVTVMVAEDKPQYSIHQSKVIDLSKLDIESIRKSINATPYKSMEIDNLRTFIETALEQLINKNCTRVPFSQRYKNIIDTYNAGGTENEDYYEKLLQLIDELKKEQGRSADMGLKEEELEIYDLLIQGRKLTKDEEKEVILASKNLYNKLVEEKERLLVVDWYKDPQPKTKVLGLIQRSLDKDLPKTYDREVFSNKTNLLLDHFVDMAVQGYGWIS
- a CDS encoding restriction endonuclease subunit S, giving the protein METIRFDDFIRLNRGFDLPDYKIEKGEYPVITSTNIKAFHKEYKVEGPMVVTGRSGSLGKVQYIEGRCWPLNTSLYVKDYKGNFPRYVYYFLQMMHLEQYNAGVGVPTLNQNHLHSLKIKIHEKKLQQKIASILSAYDRLIENNTRRIRLLEQMAENLYKEWFVRFRFPEHENVEMVNGLPKGWKVKRYEEELNIRYGKGLSTEQLKEEGYPVFGSNGQIGFYDSYMYEDPQILISCRGASSGIVNISLPKSFITSNSLICERTEKTESLYEYLKYYFLNNNLVQYQTGSAQPQITINNIVKLKLLVPELKVQRSFSEKIRVIDMEIYNLQSQIQLLTRQRDLLLPRLISGKLEVKS
- a CDS encoding class I SAM-dependent DNA methyltransferase, which codes for MTSTELKDLEGRLWQSADMLRAGAHLAANKYSQPILGLIFLRYADVLFKQHKEEIDAAYNEYKGTRMERSYKDIAIEKCGFFLPECAYFDYLNDAPDDAQKALLVKAAMEAIEQENPRMDGVLPKEVYGQLVPEEEPELLSRIVRVFKDIPENISIDIFGQIYEYFLGNFALAEGQGGGAFYTPASVVQYMVEVLQPATGDKKFLDPACGSGGMFVQAARYMHRHNATNEQMMNFRCYGVEKEPDTVKLAKMNLLLNNVRGEITEANSFYSDPYNAVGQFDYVMANPPFNVDEVVVEKVTDDARFNTYGVPRNKTKSAKKASDKKETVPNANYLWIGYFATALNEQGKAALVMANSASDAGGSELEIRKKMIEDGIISQMVTLPSNMFSTVTLPATLWFFNKKRPKKDEILFIDARNIFTQVDRAHRKFSEEQVKSLGIISRLYEGDSDAFWALVDEYKAEGKQSEADWLLERWPDGKYQDIVGLCKVAKLEGEDGIIDNDYSLNAGRYVGVVIEDDGMTEEEFRTEMLSLNSEFAKLSAEAKDLESEIDKNLKELLG